A single window of Ictalurus furcatus strain D&B chromosome 3, Billie_1.0, whole genome shotgun sequence DNA harbors:
- the si:ch211-198a12.6 gene encoding zinc finger protein 501: MAESETECDTPGLDTLGSECVITHTQVGDLHYAAETEIMTQEDKRLDLEAIHGDLGAVACVDGVTETDHDYIKSEVHHDPQYFGGADMKGNEALLGEVLLKTEMGGACAEHVVKVETDHGGELTVESENGVIIHEAQGLQCNECGEIFGSMSDLHQHFEIHKATHPYICIQCGESFAVEASLRGHMKIHMKEKGYATTGVEMVGKGVIDAFNLKPHQLMHSPEKPHRCSECGKSFAAAITLREHMKMHSDDKPYKCTQCRKSFVRRRHLKKHQELHAREKPFTCPQCGKGFATASNLKQHQKTHVGEKPHRCSQCGKCFAAAATLREHQRIHSGEKPYKCTQCRKSFVRKRHLKKHQLVHQGGKPYRCSQCDKGFNHSSSLSRHHKVHLEAKMFAQPDKEFPFDTPMKRGMHTGEKPYSCNHCEKSFSHSSSLSRHQRTHSDGKSYTCAHCGKNFNHSSSLARHQRVHLEEKTSYSAIPTGKGFPPTTILKQRILQSEKPYRCSQCGKGFSHSSSLSRHHRIHIDQAHH; encoded by the coding sequence ATGGCCGAGTCAGAGACTGAGTGTGACACACCAGGCCTTGACACGCTGGGGTCTGAGTGTGTCATAACTCACACGCAAGTCGGTGACTTGCACTATGCAGCGGAAACTGAGATTATGACCCAAGAGGACAAGAGGCTTGATCTGGAAGCCATTCATGGCGATCTTGGGGCTGTGGCTTGCGTTGATGGCGTAACGGAGACAGACCACGACTACATTAAGTCTGAGGTACATCATGACCCACAGTACTTTGGAGGCGCAGACATGAAAGGCAACGAGGCTTTGCTTGGTGAAGTGCTGCTTAAGACAGAGATGGGTGGAGCTTGTGCAGAGCATGTAGTGAAGGTTGAGACAGACCATGGAGGAGAGCTGACAGTGGAGTCGGAGAACGGTGTCATCATTCACGAGGCCCAGGGTCTTCAGTGCAACGAGTGTGGAGAGATATTTGGCAGCATGTCTGATCTGCATCAACACTTTGAAATCCATAAAGCAACCCATCCCTACATTTGTATCCAGTGCGGTGAGAGCTTTGCTGTGGAGGCTAGTCTGAGGGGGCACATGAAAATACACATGAAGGAGAAGGGCTACGCCACCACCGGTGTGGAGATGGTTGGTAAAGGGGTCATCGACGCATTCAACCTCAAACCACATCAGTTGATGCATTCCCCTGAAAAGCCACACAGATGCTCTGAATGCGGGAAGAGCTTTGCTGCAGCCATCACACTCAGAGAGCATATGAAAATGCATTCGGATGACAAGCCCTACAAATGTACTCAGTGCAGGAAGAGTTTTGTCCGCAGGCGCCATCTAAAGAAACATCAGGAGCTGCATGCTCGTGAGAAGCCATTTACCTGCCCTCAGTGTGGGAAGGGCTTTGCTACTGCTTCAAATTTGAAACAGCATCAGAAGACACATGTTGGTGAGAAGCCACATCGATGCTCCCAGTGTGGCAAGTGTTTTGCAGCAGCAGCCACTTTGAGAGAACATCAGCGAATCCACTCTGGTGAGAAGCCCTATAAGTGTACCCAGTGCAGGAAGAGCTTTGTAAGAAAACGCCACTTGAAGAAGCACCAGCTGGTGCACCAGGGTGGCAAGCCCTACCGATGCTCTCAGTGCGACAAAGGTTTCAATCACTCCTCGTCCCTGTCACGACACCACAAAGTCCATCTTGAGGCCAAAATGTTCGCCCAGCCTGACAAGGAATTCCCCTTTGATACTCCTATGAAGAGGGGCATGCACACGGGTGAAAAGCCATACAGCTGCAACCACTGTGAGAAGAGCTTCAGTCACTCTTCGTCGCTGTCCAGACACCAGAGAACTCATTCTGATGGGAAATCCTACACTTGTGCCCACTGTGGCAAGAATTTTAATCATTCCTCGTCTCTTGCAAGACACCAACGTGTCCATTTGGAAGAGAAGACCTCTTACAGTGCTATTCCCACGGGAAAGGGATTCCCTCCTACTACCATCCTGAAACAGAGGATTCTGCAGAGTGAGAAACCATATCGGTGTTCTCAGTGTGGAAAGGGTTTCAGTCACTCTTCCTCCCTCTCAAGGCACCACAGAATTCACATTGATCAGGCTCACCACTAA
- the stox1 gene encoding storkhead-box protein 1, whose translation MSQQQQQQQRVVQLSAAALAVVLRKDDDDDSASASSGHDVFMDFKSENLRSFWNKRLVKAVSEVYFQGWMENSVLLVQGSGSNLEVLREAWMRRALRSPKGFTIKAVGDLSPVQMSPISQSQFIPLSEVLCSVISDMNVAHVMVNQEALINHMMKAHPGMAIPTQDILYNALGALIKERKIYHTGEGYFIVTPQTYFISNNMVKEKNWWTSDNDNLSPPPITYLMSNESYVDASTEVPIMAHCKSCSCFTPQLTAPPSVQEQSISISECTGKSLKWPREHKPTVQHQSTSTAADYQASEISKSTTTSRKDKEKPGRKFGLNLFRRNMGKKENKLKKEYATFSGQFPPEEWPVRDEDDLNNLPRDLEHAIIKRINPELTVDNLVRHTVLMKKMEEKAERVTKALTTDKGMSTEILLPKQRHHSTKAGGKRSASKANRSKRRVPSAKEKQRTKSKDIPCDDDLQGDDLIPSCLRPELVLDESAHHEDCTALDAKFVYKKRIEDPFQSIPGSHTAVNQKELRRREAKTSSRRERAGHRSKSWDPHHVKAVTEEVQKACILFDRSCEQLHERGLNLDSTLDAKTIKELPGDFSSFYPENSTLRIEDKVKQKGGEFGDGRVKQMKQVLQAIDLKDISDQKLGTDLASLSYKATELPVSWPKPTGRCRLSLHLVNSKEESDHCPDLLSSHQQTGSLASNQHLENSERIHRNTNHADSEVHTDVEHHIYQNVEDDDDGCSSLYLNEEHVNELVHPGTSRCREPVCFDGNWDSSFIEESILTLHQDTKRAPLRQHEYRWPQTEHKSGLSHLPADGSPGGKPQHVDEKLNKPSPGHSDPTETLDISIFDYSQISERGSDTETVLKSADEDNDQARRWICHSLDYNQNQSVDANNLQPASLSHCDRTGACTGEISENQSNTADSGIDSPRTRMSLTSTNSVILKGLKRRNFLQNLETLHSKTSSIHPQSSLLQLTPVMNV comes from the exons ATgtctcagcagcagcagcagcagcagcgggtGGTTCAGTTGTCAGCGGCCGCGCTCGCTGTGGTGCTGCGGAaggacgacgacgacgactCAGCCAGCGCCAGCAGCGGCCACGATGTTTTCATGGATTTTAAATCCGAAAATTTGCGCAGTTTCTGGAATAAAAGGCTCGTGAAGGCAGTGTCCGAAGTTTACTTTCAGGGCTGGATGGAAAATTCTGTGCTGCTCGTTCAGGGAAGTGGCAGTAATTTGGAGGTGCTGAGGGAAGCGTGGATGCGCAGAGCTCTCAGGTCGCCCAAGGGATTCACGATCAAAGCAGTGG GTGACTTATCTCCAGTACAAATGTCACCTATCTCTCAGTCGCAATTCATTCCACTGTCTGAGGTACTATGCTCAGTCATATCCGACATGAATGTTGCTCACGTCATGGTCAACCAAGAAGCACTAATTAATCACATGATGAAGGCCCACCCAG GAATGGCCATTCCCACTCAAGATATCCTCTACAATGCTCTGGGAGCTCTcattaaagagagaaaaatttaCCACACTGGAGAGGGATACTTCATTGTTACACCTCAGACATACTTTATCAGCAACAACATGGTGAAGGAGAAGAACTGGTGGACAAGTGATAATGAcaatctctctcctcctcccatCACGTACCTGATGAGCAATGAGAGCTATGTGGATGCTTCTACTGAAGTACCCATTATGGCTCACTGCAAGTCCTGTAGTTGCTTCACACCTCAACTAACTGCTCCTCCTTCTGTCCAGGAGCAGTCTATCAGCATAAGTGAATGCACTGGGAAAAGCCTTAAGTGGCCCAGAGAACACAAGCCAACTGTCCAACACCAGTCCACATCTACGGCCGCAGACTACCAGGCTAGTGAAATCAGCAAGTCTACAACAACTAGCCGTAAAGACAAGGAAAAACCTGGACGCAAATTTGGCCTCAACTTGTTTCGCCGTAACATGGGAAAGAAGGAGAATAAGTTAAAGAAGGAATATGCCACTTTCTCTGGACAGTTCCCACCTGAGGAATGGCCAGTCAGGGATGAGGATGATCTTAATAACCTTCCCAGAGATTTGGAGCATGCTATCATTAAACGGATCAACCCTGAGTTAACTGTTGACAACCTTGTCCGCCATACAGTCCTAATgaagaaaatggaagaaaaggcagagagagtgaCAAAGGCCCTGACTACTGACAAAGGCATGTCCACAGAGATCCTGCTCCCTAAGCAAAGGCACCATTCAACCAAAGCTGGTGGCAAAAGATCAGCCTCTAAAGCCAATCGGAGCAAGAGAAGAGTTCCCTCcgcaaaagagaaacagagaacaaAGAGTAAAGACATTCCATGTGATGATGATTTACAGGGAGATGATCTCATCCCATCTTGCCTCAGGCCTGAATTAGTCCTAGATGAGTCTGCCCATCACGAGGATTGTACAGCTTTGGATGCAAAATTTGTCTATAAGAAACGCATAGAGGATCCATTTCAGTCAATTCCAGGATCTCATACAGCCGTCAATCAGAAAGAACTAAGGAGGAGAGAAGCCAAGACCTCTAGTCGACGAGAGCGAGCAGGCCACAGGTCCAAGTCCTGGGATCCTCATCATGTGAAAGCGGTCACTGAAGAGGTGCAGAAAGCCTGCATTCTGTTCGACAGATCATGTGAGCAGCTTCATGAAAGAGGGCTGAATTTGGACTCCACCTTAGATGCTAAAACAATCAAAGAACTTCCTGGAGACTTTAGCTCTTTCTACCCCGAGAACAGCACACTGAGGATAGAAGACAAAGTCAAACAGAAAGGCGGAGAGTTCGGCGATGGGAGGGTGAAGCAGATGAAACAGGTTTTACAAGCGATAGATTTAAAAGATATTTCTGATCAAAAGCTTGGTACAGACCTTGCTTCGCTTTCATACAAAGCAACAGAATTACCTGTGTCATGGCCCAAACCTACAGGTCGGTGTAGACTGTCTCTTCATCTAGTTAACAGTAAGGAGGAATCTGACCACTGTCCTGACCTCCTCTCCTCACATCAGCAAACTGGCAGCCTGGCAAGTAACCAGCACCTGGAGAACAGTGAACGGATACATAGAAACACAAACCATGCAGATAGTGAAGTACACACTGATGTGGAGCACCACATTTACCAGAATGTTGAAGATGATGACGATGGTTGTAGTTCCCTCTACCTGAATGAAGAGCATGTCAATGAGTTAGTTCACCCTGGCACATCTCGCTGCCGTGAGCCAGTCTGTTTCGATGGGAATTGGGACAGCTCTTTCATAGAAGAGAGCATATTAACCCTTCATCAAGACACCAAACGAGCCCCACTCAGACAGCATGAATACAGATGGCCTCAAACTGAGCACAAGTCTGGTTTGTCCCACCTACCAGCAGATGGCAGCCCTGGGGGAAAGCCGCAACATGTGGATGAGAAACTGAATAAGCCCAGCCCAGGACACTCCGACCCAACTGAGACCCTGGACATCAGTATCTTTGATTATAGTCAAATAAGTGAGAGGGGCTCAGACACTGAAACAGTACTGAAGTCTGCAGATGAAGACAATGACCAAGCCAGACGCTGGATTTGTCACTCACTGGACTACAACCAGAATCAATCAGTGGATGCTAATAACCTTCAGCCTGCAAGTCTGAGTCACTGTGATCGTACTGGAGCCTGTACGGGTGAAATATCAGAGAATCAAAGCAACACAGCAGACAGTGGGATTGACTCTCCAAG GACACGCATGAGTCTAACCTCAACTAACTCTGTGATACTGAAAGGGCTGAAACGACGTAATTTCCTACAGAACCTTGAAACGCTGCACTCCAAAACTAGCAGCATTCATCCACAAAGTTCCCTGCTCCAGCTCACACCTGTCATGAATGTGTGA